One Campylobacter massiliensis DNA window includes the following coding sequences:
- a CDS encoding D-alanine--D-alanine ligase produces the protein MKFAVIFGAKSYEHEISIVSAIALKKVLKNEPLFIFCDKFREFYLINGADMRANFFSSGKYKNAKKLTLKQGGFFAGGLLGEKKIEADVFINLVHGMDGEDGKIAALLEFYGLSYIGPRVEASALSYNKELTKLLAQKAGVKTLNYEVVSREKAPSLPLPVILKPLRLGSSIGVSVIKDAIELEYGLDVAYEFDKEILVEPFIEGVKEYNLAGCKADGEIKFSIIEEPKKKEFLDYEQKYMSFSNESMAREADISAELAAKLKQSFERIYNCGFDGALIRCDFFEINGEVYLNEINPNPGSLANYLFDDFEGTLERLAASLPKEREINIDYKFINSITSAKGKL, from the coding sequence ATGAAATTTGCTGTTATATTTGGCGCAAAAAGCTACGAACACGAGATCAGTATCGTGAGCGCCATAGCCCTAAAAAAGGTGCTAAAAAACGAGCCTTTGTTTATATTTTGTGATAAATTTAGAGAATTTTACCTGATAAACGGCGCCGATATGAGGGCGAATTTCTTTAGCTCTGGCAAGTATAAAAACGCCAAAAAGCTCACTCTTAAGCAGGGCGGATTTTTCGCGGGTGGGCTGCTCGGCGAGAAAAAGATCGAGGCGGACGTATTTATAAATTTAGTCCACGGTATGGACGGCGAGGACGGCAAGATCGCGGCGCTGCTTGAGTTTTACGGCCTTAGCTACATCGGCCCTCGCGTGGAGGCTAGCGCGCTAAGCTACAACAAGGAACTAACCAAACTACTCGCGCAAAAAGCGGGTGTAAAAACCCTAAACTACGAGGTTGTAAGCAGAGAAAAGGCGCCTAGCCTGCCGCTACCCGTGATCCTAAAGCCGCTCCGACTAGGAAGCTCGATAGGAGTTAGCGTGATAAAAGACGCTATCGAGCTAGAATACGGCCTGGACGTGGCGTATGAGTTTGATAAAGAGATCCTGGTCGAGCCCTTTATCGAAGGTGTAAAGGAGTACAATCTAGCAGGCTGCAAGGCGGATGGCGAGATAAAATTTTCCATCATCGAAGAGCCGAAAAAGAAGGAATTTTTAGACTACGAGCAAAAATACATGAGCTTTTCAAACGAGAGCATGGCGCGCGAGGCCGATATAAGCGCAGAGCTAGCCGCCAAGCTAAAACAAAGCTTTGAGCGCATTTACAACTGCGGCTTTGACGGGGCGCTGATACGCTGCGATTTTTTCGAGATAAATGGCGAAGTATATCTAAACGAGATCAATCCAAATCCGGGCAGCTTGGCGAATTATCTATTTGACGATTTTGAGGGGACTCTGGAGCGACTCGCCGCAAGCTTGCCCAAAGAGCGCGAGATAAATATCGACTATAAATTTATCAACTCCATAACGTCGGCAAAAGGCAAGTTGTAA
- a CDS encoding alpha/beta fold hydrolase: MAVKEVKYGGKIYRISYETVNPAHKDVALFLHGWGANKEIMKKAFGTYFKDFRHVYVDMPGFGASSIHGALATKDYAKIMKSFLNELGASPKIIFGHSFGGKVATLLNPEYLALLSSAGIVAKKPLWVRFKIALFKFLKLFGLGFLYKFFATKDVKGMSKTMYETLKNVVDEDFSSKFADFGGKAFVFWGEEDKATPLKSGERVSRLIKNSEFHALKGDHFFFLLHARYIDGVVNAGLNLTDLDDESGIESVKILSPKNHENLSEKAWGADENGDPKNAAEQNLTESTQKALEQEVAINTKTVSQSSLFDERSQDSSLVDQNPQLNDVSGKNGQVFKENLFDEQEIAQNQSEPKNSVSIRDEQNQILPKNEQDAQKSHKKPVQQTFDLS, from the coding sequence ATGGCGGTCAAAGAGGTAAAATACGGCGGCAAAATTTACCGCATCAGCTACGAAACCGTAAATCCCGCGCACAAGGACGTCGCACTATTTTTGCACGGTTGGGGCGCAAACAAAGAGATTATGAAAAAGGCTTTCGGCACGTATTTTAAGGACTTTCGGCACGTTTACGTCGATATGCCGGGCTTTGGCGCGAGCAGTATACACGGCGCGCTAGCGACGAAAGACTACGCAAAAATCATGAAATCCTTTTTAAACGAGCTTGGCGCAAGCCCCAAAATCATCTTCGGACATAGCTTCGGCGGCAAGGTCGCAACCCTGCTAAATCCCGAATATCTCGCGCTTTTAAGCTCGGCCGGCATCGTAGCTAAAAAGCCGCTTTGGGTGCGATTTAAGATCGCTTTGTTTAAGTTTTTAAAGCTGTTCGGGCTTGGGTTTTTATACAAATTTTTCGCCACGAAAGACGTAAAAGGCATGAGCAAAACGATGTATGAGACGCTAAAAAACGTCGTCGATGAGGATTTTAGCTCTAAATTTGCAGACTTTGGCGGCAAAGCGTTTGTATTTTGGGGCGAGGAGGACAAGGCAACGCCTCTAAAAAGCGGCGAACGCGTAAGTCGCCTCATCAAAAACAGCGAATTTCACGCGCTAAAGGGCGATCATTTTTTCTTTTTACTCCACGCGCGCTACATCGACGGCGTCGTAAATGCGGGGCTAAATTTGACGGACTTGGATGATGAAAGCGGGATAGAGAGCGTAAAAATTTTAAGCCCGAAAAACCATGAAAATTTAAGCGAAAAAGCCTGGGGTGCCGACGAAAACGGCGATCCCAAAAACGCTGCCGAGCAAAATTTGACGGAATCTACCCAAAAGGCTTTGGAGCAAGAGGTAGCCATAAATACAAAAACCGTCTCGCAAAGCAGCCTTTTTGACGAGCGGTCGCAAGATAGTAGCCTTGTGGATCAAAACCCGCAGCTTAACGATGTAAGCGGCAAAAACGGTCAAGTTTTTAAAGAAAATTTGTTTGACGAGCAAGAAATCGCGCAAAACCAATCGGAGCCCAAAAATAGCGTTTCAATCAGAGACGAGCAAAATCAAATTTTACCAAAAAATGAGCAAGACGCTCAAAAAAGCCACAAAAAGCCGGTACAACAAACGTTTGATTTAAGCTAG
- the ruvA gene encoding Holliday junction branch migration protein RuvA, which translates to MIKAIEGVITKKEPANLILKTAGGVSYGVAISLFCSAKLERGQSVELNITQIIREDADLLYGFLDSNEQKMFETLIKLSGIGAATAMAVCSSLNPNAFLNAVKSGDAAALQTVPGIGAKTARRIIAELSDAKMTMDENLPSHQHEAILALESLGFKREKITKALSECDAQNTGELIKQALKKLV; encoded by the coding sequence ATGATAAAAGCGATCGAGGGCGTGATAACAAAAAAAGAGCCCGCAAATCTCATCTTAAAGACGGCCGGCGGCGTGAGCTACGGCGTGGCGATCTCGCTTTTTTGCTCGGCAAAGCTCGAGCGAGGCCAGAGCGTGGAGCTAAACATCACGCAGATCATCCGCGAGGATGCGGACTTGCTTTACGGGTTTTTAGATAGTAACGAACAAAAGATGTTTGAGACGCTGATAAAACTAAGCGGTATCGGCGCGGCGACGGCGATGGCAGTGTGCTCGAGCCTAAATCCCAACGCATTTTTAAATGCGGTTAAAAGCGGAGATGCAGCGGCGCTACAAACGGTACCGGGCATCGGCGCAAAGACTGCTAGGCGCATCATCGCCGAACTTAGCGACGCAAAGATGACTATGGATGAAAATTTGCCTAGCCATCAGCACGAAGCGATTCTAGCGCTTGAGAGCCTCGGCTTTAAAAGAGAAAAGATAACCAAGGCGCTAAGCGAGTGCGACGCGCAAAATACGGGCGAACTCATCAAACAAGCCCTAAAAAAACTAGTATAA
- a CDS encoding type II toxin-antitoxin system Phd/YefM family antitoxin: MTTFSKDEIYTATEVVRNFSAVLGKVGKAQMKRAVIVKNNKFEAVLLNMGEYERLCEAVEVLQSIYEAKKRAGSGE, encoded by the coding sequence ATGACTACTTTTAGCAAAGATGAAATTTACACGGCGACCGAAGTGGTGCGAAATTTCAGCGCCGTCTTGGGCAAGGTCGGCAAGGCGCAGATGAAGCGCGCGGTGATCGTCAAAAATAATAAATTTGAAGCCGTGCTGCTAAATATGGGCGAGTACGAGCGCCTATGCGAGGCCGTCGAGGTACTGCAAAGCATTTATGAGGCTAAAAAACGAGCCGGAAGCGGCGAATAA